GTAACGGAAATGAGTGCGCCATTGCCTCCACCTTCGGCAAAGTTGCAGACAGCGATGATTATGTATTTTTTGCCGCCAATTCCAAACATCCCCAGTATGAGTGTGTAAAAAATACGGTAAATGAGCAGAACTATGTGGCTGAATATGTTCTCCATGATTATCCCATTACCGATGCGGACATCATGGAGCGGGGTCCCAAGGCATGGGACAACATGCTCAATACCATCAACGTGTGCAAATTCAATCTCGGCTGGGGCGCCATCGGCATGGCCACCCATTCCTTCTATGAGGCCATCGATCATGCGGCCAACCGCAATGTTTATGGCAAGTACGTGACGGATTTTCCCCATGTAAAGCGGCTTTTTACGGATTCCTATACCCGCCTTGTGGCCATGAAGGTCTTCTCCGAGCGTGCCATCGACTATATGCGTTCTGCCAAGGCAGATGACCGCCGCTACCTCCTCTATAATCCCATGGTTAAAATGAAGGTTACCACCCAGGGTGAAGAGGTGATTAACATGCTCTGGGATATCATTGCGGCCAAGGGCTTTGAGGCGGAACCCTTCTTTGAGATTGCGGCCCACGAAATCCGCATGCTGCCCAAGCTTGAAGGTACGGTTCATGTCAACATGGCACTGATTGTCAAGTTCATGAACAACTTCCTTTTCAATCCTGCGGAATTCCCTGTAATACCCAAGCGCGATGATGTGAGCAATGATGATTTCCTCTTTGATCAGGGCCCCACGGCAGGGCTGAGCAAGGTACAGTTCCATGATTACAATCTGGCTTACAAAGGTGTGGATCTGCCCAATGTGAATGTTTTCAAAGAGCAGATTGAAAGCTTTAAAAAATTCCTTGTGGAAGCCACACCGGATAAAGGCCAGGCCAGAGACATTGATTATCTGCTGGTTCTGGGAGAGATTTTCTGTCTTGTTCCCTATGGCCAGCTCATCCTTGAAGCTCGTGAATTCTGGCCGGAGCTGGATGACGACCTGATTGAGGAAATCTTTGATTTTATGATCAGGGATTTCAGCAGGCATGCCACCACCCTTTTCACCAAGCCTTCCAATACGGACAAGCAGAGGGAAATGGCCCTTGCCATGATCAAGGCACCTGCTGCCAATCCGGAGCGTTTCAACAAGATCTGGACGGAGCAGGTATACAGCCTGAAAGGTCAGTATAAGATGCGGGATCAGGACTGATTTTTAATTCCTGAGATCTGTGAGTAAACAAAGCGCCGGTACCCCTTTTAAAGGGCTCCGGCGTTTTGCTGCCTTTTTTGGAGGTTTTTTAAAAATCGGACAAGGGAAGCATTTGCGGATTTTTTTAAAGTCTGCCATATTGCGGCCGAAAAAAATGAGTTTTTTTATTTTTCCCCTTTTAACAAGGAGCATGGCTATGCCCAAGAGGCACGATATTCATAAGGTGCTCATCATCGGATCCGGCCCCATCATCATCGGCCAGGCCTGTGAGTTTGACTATTCCGGCACCCAGGCATGCAAGGCCCTGCGGGCCCTTGGTTACAGCATTGTTCTGGTCAATTCCAACCCCGCCACCATCATGACAGACCCCGGCATGGCGGATGCCACCTACATTGAACCCCTTAATGTGGAAAGCTTAAGGGAGATCATTAAAAAGGAAAGGCCGGATGCCCTTCTGCCCAACCTTGGAGGTCAGACGGCACTCAATCTCTCTTCGGCTTTGGCGGAAGCCGGTATTCTGGAAGAATTCGGAGTGAAGGTCATAGGCGTTAACCTTGATGCCATCAAGCGCGGGGAAGACAGGGATACCTTCAAAAAAACCATGGCAGAGATCGGCATAGAAACGGCCCGCAGTGAAATTGTCACCACCATGGAAGAAGCCATGGTGGCCGTGGAAGAGATGGGCCTTCCTGTGGTGGTACGGCCTGCCTATACCATGGGTGGGACGGGCGGCGGCTTTGCCTATAATATGGAAGAATTTGAAGATATCGTTGCCAGGGGGCTGGCGGCCAGCCCTGTACGGCAGGTGCTCATTGAAGAATCCGTGCGGGGCTGGGAAGAGCTGGAACTGGAAGTGGTGAGGGACTGTACAGGCCACAAGATTACCATCTGCTTCATTGAAAACGTGGATCCCATGGGTGTTCATACGGGAGATTCCTTCTGTACTGCCCCCATGCTCACCATTTCAAAAGAGCTTCAGGAAAGGCTGCAGGATTATGCCTACCGCATTGTGGATGCCATTGAGGTTATAGGCGGAACCAATGTGCAGTTTGCCCATGATCCTGCTTCAGGCAGGGTTGTGGTTATTGAAATAAACCCCAGAACTTCCCGATCATCCGCCCTTGCATCCAAGGCCACGGGTTTCCCCATTGCCCTTGTGTCCGCAAGGCTGGCTGCAGGACTTACCTTAAGTGAAATGCCCTACTGGCGCGACGGCACCCTGGATCGTTACACTCCCTCAGGGGATTATGTGGTGGTCAAGTTCGCCAGATGGGCCTTTGAAAAATTTGAGGGTGTCAATGACCGCCTCGGCACCCAGATGCGGGCCGTGGGCGAGGTTATGAGCATAGGCAGAAATTATAAAGAAGCTATGCAGAAAGCCATACGCTCTCTGGAAATAGGACGCTACGGCCTTGGTTTTGCTAAAGATTTCCATGAAAAAAGCCTTGAGGATCTCATGGGTCTTCTGACGGAGCCTTCCAGCGAAAGGCACTTTATCCTTTACGAAGCCTTGAGAAAAGGTGCGGATATTGAAAGTCTGCACGGGGTTACCCGTGTAAAGACCTGGTTCCTTGAGCAGATGAAGGAGCTTGTGGATTTTGAGGAAGAAATTTTAAAACACAAAGGCGGTATGCTTCCGGATGCCCTGCTTATTCAGGCTAAAAAAGACGGTTTTGCAGACCGCTATCTGGCAAAGCTGCTCTCCATCAGTGAAGAGAGTATTCGTGAAAAAAGAAAATCCATGAACCTTAAACCCGGATGGGAGCCCGTCCCCGTCAGTGGAGTTGAAAATGCGGCCTATTATTATTCCACCTGGCATGGCGGAGATGATGTGGCTGTTTCATCGGGGAAAAAAGTAATGGTTCTGGGCGGTGGTCCCAATCGCATTGGTCAGGGCATAGAGTTTGACTACTGCTGTGTACACACAGCCTT
The sequence above is a segment of the Desulfobotulus mexicanus genome. Coding sequences within it:
- a CDS encoding acyl-CoA dehydrogenase family protein, which encodes MILFNPKLHNRKHADEKTQKMMQAVIDYFETKGLKSIKKDWHDKTWNYEFVKFMKENQVMATLMTPAGYGAEDSRWDTYRNSVFAEISAFYGITYWYTYQVSMLGLGPIWMGSNEEIKHKTAKLLQDGEVFAFGLSEKEHGADIYSSDMMLYPQEDGTYKANGDKYYIGNGNECAIASTFGKVADSDDYVFFAANSKHPQYECVKNTVNEQNYVAEYVLHDYPITDADIMERGPKAWDNMLNTINVCKFNLGWGAIGMATHSFYEAIDHAANRNVYGKYVTDFPHVKRLFTDSYTRLVAMKVFSERAIDYMRSAKADDRRYLLYNPMVKMKVTTQGEEVINMLWDIIAAKGFEAEPFFEIAAHEIRMLPKLEGTVHVNMALIVKFMNNFLFNPAEFPVIPKRDDVSNDDFLFDQGPTAGLSKVQFHDYNLAYKGVDLPNVNVFKEQIESFKKFLVEATPDKGQARDIDYLLVLGEIFCLVPYGQLILEAREFWPELDDDLIEEIFDFMIRDFSRHATTLFTKPSNTDKQREMALAMIKAPAANPERFNKIWTEQVYSLKGQYKMRDQD
- the carB gene encoding carbamoyl-phosphate synthase large subunit, with the protein product MPKRHDIHKVLIIGSGPIIIGQACEFDYSGTQACKALRALGYSIVLVNSNPATIMTDPGMADATYIEPLNVESLREIIKKERPDALLPNLGGQTALNLSSALAEAGILEEFGVKVIGVNLDAIKRGEDRDTFKKTMAEIGIETARSEIVTTMEEAMVAVEEMGLPVVVRPAYTMGGTGGGFAYNMEEFEDIVARGLAASPVRQVLIEESVRGWEELELEVVRDCTGHKITICFIENVDPMGVHTGDSFCTAPMLTISKELQERLQDYAYRIVDAIEVIGGTNVQFAHDPASGRVVVIEINPRTSRSSALASKATGFPIALVSARLAAGLTLSEMPYWRDGTLDRYTPSGDYVVVKFARWAFEKFEGVNDRLGTQMRAVGEVMSIGRNYKEAMQKAIRSLEIGRYGLGFAKDFHEKSLEDLMGLLTEPSSERHFILYEALRKGADIESLHGVTRVKTWFLEQMKELVDFEEEILKHKGGMLPDALLIQAKKDGFADRYLAKLLSISEESIREKRKSMNLKPGWEPVPVSGVENAAYYYSTWHGGDDVAVSSGKKVMVLGGGPNRIGQGIEFDYCCVHTAFALKDSGYETIMVNCNPETVSTDYDTSDKLYFEPLTVEDVLAIYEKEKCEGVVVQFGGQTPLNIAKELEAAGVPIMGTSPATIDMAEDRALFNAMMERLGIPQPESGMAATEEEAIAIASRIGYPLMVRPSYVLGGRAMEVVHDEESLKNYLSRAVIVTPDRPILIDCFLQNATEAEADAICDGQDAFVPAVMEHIEMAGVHSGDSACVIPPVTILPRHVETIEEYTRKIAVEMGVKGLMNIQYAISDDKVYILEANPRASRTVPLVSKVCAIPMARMAVRIMLGEKLVDLGLKRPQFSHFGVKEAVFPFPMFPEVDPVLGPEMRSTGEVLGMAHSPGLAFFKAAEATGSLLPLEGTVLITVADPDKEEALVAARLFHEMGFRILATGGTHTFLEKNGVPAENVKKLREGRPNIGDAVKNNEVNLLLNTPSGKHSITDDSYIRKAAIRFGVPYITTPAAAIAAAKGIAARRKGKEAVQSLQEFHAEMS